Proteins found in one Polymorphobacter fuscus genomic segment:
- a CDS encoding DEAD/DEAH box helicase, with protein sequence MVTTKFIATQRSDGGEAITLSREHQKGLFRRASSEKVPVSEWPKVAPEAGQAALALARSYDDDGQIIEQESEIALPAHVVARLDEADAFALGLPPATYLTLQLNSDGSLSEGTIKVNTRWVRRGGSPVRADIVGARVREGGRVSRMPEPIFSVFNAALAVNAADDPDSRRAAFAYLREQLGDEIGAGIEADGFLERIRIAYASNFSLNAKTDHGRFDFDPILFSRSVGEAPDGDLIDEADASLLTAQDNQHFQRRFRSQEGGRRSYLLSDGTLLFLDPLLGKALDIVRTKQAGTSRERREFLRSPQRILREELDLDASGDDEAADRLFIETQQFSERVSGIEVWQKPVLPWIKPKLNTWLPEDFGLRIGDPPNARHIELAPGDAEVLAGTVKAAIESGNETVAWRNEDIPATPATLGAARAVADLERQIASERDGQTLSGGARESVEILFLQVGANFEQLDYARLPRSKPESVPFIVPSLPQGLKSEPKPHQVDAFSWLTEAWERRMPGILLADDMGLGKTFQALMFLLWLRSNSAHAKPVLIVAPTGLLKNWQAELAQHVEAGLMGPVVEAFGTNLQSFRLDAGSDIRGGTSRLDSAMWEGAGIVLTTYETMRDYHISFARIPFDVIVYDEVQKLKNPASQMTRAAKALNGRLQIAMTGTPVENRLQDLWSIADTVYPGFLGSSREFESNFPSNDLDRLSELQHRLIDRDDELPPFMLRRMKDEILTGLPKKSARKYAVEMPPVQAEAYDLVLARARALRQSGEQGAMLKVLHMLRGTSLHPSPPRGIVDIDEYIAQSARLKKTFEILEDLQKRGEKTLIFCEDLEMQTFLAMAIQERFNLERRPMCISGKVAGHKRQDMVNTFQGSPVPFDVLILSPKAGGVGLTITAANNVIHLSRWWNPAVEDQATDRAYRIGQTRPVTIHIPMAIHPDSAIGPSSFDQRLDALMERKRSLCRGLLMPPESEHDVEELLCDVLDGHRVQTGDQKANSAGEGASRLILEESDTDNIRTISLAGAEPGRVDLDLAEESSKPAAPLDDAERKGAKDEEPLANEPNPQADKDLAARSEVLDGGAPDAGEKAFTSTKAGQSASRPILSVRTPVDAAEARVSYVQRVVFEQYGPRDWAIFEQYARDAAIARLEVQDPYCCADEQARGRLVNFIGRFQQLASDIAAVHIVAFDADSVQTRDVESTNDQRKDLEQRWNRLLSSVPLHLSQKSRRSVGDLHDRYVKARLGNGDTVIWDLGRGIDGVMNARWSCVVNAFYDRSAPGSQLVH encoded by the coding sequence TTTCGGCGTGCGTCAAGCGAGAAGGTCCCGGTTTCAGAGTGGCCCAAGGTGGCACCCGAAGCAGGGCAAGCGGCATTGGCTCTTGCACGATCATACGATGACGATGGCCAAATTATCGAGCAGGAGAGCGAGATCGCCCTTCCAGCGCATGTCGTTGCGCGATTGGACGAGGCCGATGCCTTTGCGTTGGGATTGCCGCCAGCCACTTACCTGACCCTGCAGCTCAATTCAGACGGTTCACTTTCCGAAGGAACCATCAAGGTAAACACGAGATGGGTTCGCCGGGGTGGGTCGCCCGTTCGTGCCGACATTGTGGGAGCACGTGTTCGCGAAGGCGGACGGGTCAGCCGGATGCCCGAGCCAATCTTTTCGGTTTTCAACGCTGCGCTTGCCGTTAATGCCGCTGATGATCCTGACTCACGCCGAGCGGCCTTTGCGTATCTTCGCGAGCAGCTTGGTGATGAGATCGGCGCCGGCATTGAAGCTGACGGGTTTCTTGAAAGAATCCGCATCGCATATGCCTCCAACTTCTCCTTGAACGCCAAAACAGATCACGGCCGCTTCGATTTTGATCCGATACTCTTCTCGAGGAGTGTGGGCGAAGCACCGGATGGAGATCTGATCGATGAAGCCGATGCGTCGCTGCTGACCGCTCAGGACAACCAGCATTTCCAACGCAGGTTTAGGAGTCAGGAAGGGGGGCGGCGCAGTTACCTTTTATCAGATGGAACGCTGCTGTTCCTTGATCCATTGCTGGGGAAAGCTCTAGACATCGTTCGTACCAAGCAGGCGGGCACGTCGCGGGAAAGGCGCGAATTCTTGCGCTCGCCGCAGCGCATCCTACGCGAAGAGCTCGACCTCGACGCGAGTGGAGACGACGAAGCCGCCGATCGACTCTTCATCGAGACCCAGCAATTCTCGGAGCGCGTCAGCGGCATTGAGGTTTGGCAGAAACCAGTCCTGCCCTGGATTAAACCGAAGCTCAACACGTGGCTGCCAGAAGACTTTGGCCTGCGGATTGGCGATCCTCCTAATGCGCGTCATATCGAACTGGCGCCGGGCGATGCAGAAGTTCTTGCCGGCACGGTTAAAGCCGCCATTGAATCCGGTAATGAGACCGTTGCATGGCGCAATGAAGATATCCCTGCAACACCAGCTACTCTCGGGGCGGCGCGCGCTGTCGCTGATCTTGAAAGGCAGATTGCCTCGGAACGTGATGGGCAGACGCTCAGTGGCGGTGCGCGTGAAAGCGTCGAGATCCTGTTCCTCCAGGTTGGGGCTAATTTCGAGCAACTCGACTACGCTCGCCTGCCCCGGTCAAAACCAGAATCGGTGCCGTTCATCGTCCCATCGCTTCCCCAAGGTCTGAAATCGGAGCCGAAGCCTCACCAGGTAGACGCGTTCTCTTGGCTGACAGAAGCTTGGGAGCGTCGGATGCCAGGCATCCTCCTTGCTGATGACATGGGGCTAGGCAAGACATTCCAGGCGCTGATGTTCCTTCTATGGCTGCGGAGCAACTCTGCTCACGCAAAGCCTGTTCTGATCGTTGCGCCGACCGGCCTGCTCAAGAATTGGCAAGCAGAGCTAGCGCAACATGTCGAGGCCGGCCTCATGGGGCCGGTCGTCGAGGCGTTTGGGACAAACTTGCAGAGCTTTCGGCTCGACGCTGGGAGCGACATCCGCGGTGGTACCTCGCGGCTGGATTCGGCCATGTGGGAAGGCGCAGGAATCGTCCTTACGACCTACGAGACGATGCGTGACTATCACATTAGCTTCGCGCGCATTCCGTTTGACGTGATTGTCTACGACGAGGTTCAGAAGCTGAAGAATCCTGCCAGCCAGATGACCCGGGCAGCCAAGGCGTTAAACGGCCGTCTCCAGATTGCCATGACCGGCACACCGGTCGAGAACAGGCTTCAGGATCTCTGGTCGATTGCTGATACGGTTTATCCGGGCTTTCTCGGATCCAGTCGAGAGTTTGAAAGCAACTTCCCATCGAACGATCTCGATCGCTTGTCTGAACTTCAACACCGGCTGATCGACCGCGATGATGAACTACCGCCCTTCATGCTTCGGCGCATGAAGGACGAAATTTTGACGGGGTTGCCCAAGAAGAGTGCTCGCAAGTACGCGGTCGAGATGCCGCCAGTACAAGCCGAGGCCTATGATCTCGTGCTCGCCCGTGCACGGGCGCTGCGGCAAAGCGGCGAGCAAGGTGCGATGTTGAAGGTGCTGCATATGCTGCGCGGCACATCGCTCCATCCATCGCCGCCACGAGGCATTGTCGATATCGATGAGTATATCGCGCAGTCCGCTCGCCTGAAGAAGACCTTCGAAATTCTCGAAGATCTCCAGAAGCGGGGGGAAAAGACACTAATCTTCTGCGAAGACCTTGAAATGCAGACCTTTCTCGCAATGGCGATTCAGGAGCGCTTCAACCTTGAACGCAGACCTATGTGCATCAGTGGGAAGGTGGCCGGACACAAGCGGCAGGACATGGTCAACACCTTTCAGGGATCGCCGGTCCCGTTCGACGTTCTCATTCTCTCTCCAAAGGCCGGCGGTGTGGGCCTTACGATTACAGCCGCTAACAATGTTATACACCTGTCGAGGTGGTGGAACCCAGCTGTCGAAGACCAGGCAACCGACAGGGCCTATCGTATCGGTCAAACACGGCCGGTTACGATTCACATCCCGATGGCTATCCATCCGGACTCGGCGATTGGCCCATCGAGCTTCGATCAGCGCCTTGATGCCCTCATGGAGCGGAAGCGCTCGTTGTGCCGCGGTTTGCTCATGCCGCCGGAAAGCGAACATGACGTTGAGGAGTTGCTCTGTGACGTTCTCGACGGGCATCGGGTTCAAACAGGGGATCAGAAAGCAAATTCTGCAGGCGAAGGCGCAAGTCGACTAATTCTCGAAGAGTCTGACACCGACAACATTCGGACAATCTCCTTAGCCGGCGCCGAGCCAGGCCGTGTCGATCTCGATCTTGCTGAGGAAAGCTCCAAGCCCGCTGCGCCTTTGGATGATGCAGAGCGCAAGGGTGCTAAAGACGAAGAGCCGCTTGCTAATGAACCAAATCCCCAGGCCGACAAGGACCTGGCGGCTCGATCCGAGGTGCTCGACGGAGGTGCCCCGGACGCAGGTGAAAAGGCGTTTACTTCGACCAAGGCTGGCCAATCGGCTTCGCGCCCAATCTTGTCGGTGCGAACGCCCGTTGATGCGGCAGAGGCACGAGTATCATATGTTCAGCGCGTGGTTTTTGAGCAATACGGACCACGCGACTGGGCCATATTCGAGCAGTATGCCCGCGACGCGGCCATAGCGCGGCTCGAGGTTCAGGATCCATATTGCTGCGCAGATGAGCAGGCGCGGGGACGCCTCGTCAACTTTATCGGTCGGTTTCAGCAGCTCGCTTCGGACATCGCTGCCGTTCATATTGTGGCGTTCGACGCGGACTCGGTTCAGACAAGAGACGTTGAGAGCACAAACGATCAGCGCAAGGATCTTGAACAGCGTTGGAATCGCCTGCTCTCGTCTGTGCCGCTGCACCTTTCACAGAAGTCGCGGCGATCCGTTGGCGATTTGCACGACCGCTACGTCAAGGCCAGGCTTGGCAATGGGGATACCGTCATCTGGGACTTGGGCCGCGGAATTGACGGGGTCATGAACGCCCGCTGGTCCTGCGTCGTCAATGCCTTCTATGACCGGTCGGCGCCGGGATCACAGTTGGTTCACTGA